The DNA window ATTCGCAAATCCAAATAATACAATAATCTTTACATTACGTGTAAAAGCATTCGGTAATTCTTTTTCTAATGGATTTACTTTAGATTCTTTTTCTACTCTTTTTACAACTGGCTTTAATTGAAATAAAGGAATTAAAGCTGCTGTAAAAATGACCGCTCCTAAAATTAATACATATTTAATCGCATCTACAGTCGGTAGAGATGCATACACATGGAGTGCATCTGCTAACACTCCTCCCCCCAAGCTTCCAACGACACTTGCAATCATAATGAGTGAAAAGTGAATGCTGAACAAATGCATACGCTCGCTTGCATTAGAATTTTCCGCTAAAAAAGGGACACCTGACACTTGAACAAGTGCCATAAATAGACCTGTGAAAAAAGCAGCGTAAATAAGGGACTGTTCCCCTTCAGCTATACTTCTATAAAAAAGAGTCCCAGCCGATATTACTGTACCAATGATGATGATGCCCTTACGTCCAAATCGATCGCTTAAAAAACCCGCTGGAATAAGCATAATTGCCGAAGCAAGTGAAGTCATGGATATCACTTTTCCGTTTACCGCTTCTGGTAATCCTAACTCCTTTATATACAAATTGTACATCACCATAAAAACACCCATTCCAATTTGAATGAGTATATTCGCAAGCATAAACATGCGAATGTTTCTATTAAATGAAGCTATTTTCTTTTTCCAATCCTGGAGCCAATGAATCATACGAGACCTCTTCCGTTCTTTATTTCGATACTCTAAATATACGATTCCCGTCAGAAAAACTCAATACAGTTTTGACTATTTAGACCGTAATTTAAGAAACGTTATCCCCAAGTTTGAAACTCATTCGTGCAATATTGGAGCAGTCCCCCTCAGATATATAAAATAAAAAGGGAATATCCCCGCATGTTTTACACATGCTGAGATACTCCTGCTTGTAATTTGTACATTTGTTCATAGCGTCCTTGTAGCTGTAGTAACTCGTCATGAGTTCCACTTTCCACAATTTCTCCACGATCTAATACTAAAATACGGTCTGCATTCTTAATAGTAGAAAGTCGATGTGCAATGATAAACGTAGTTCTTCCTTTTTTCAATACATCCATTGCATGCTGAATAATTTCTTCTGTTTCTGTATCAATGTTTGATGTCGCTTCATCTAAAATAAGAATGGCCGGGTCAAATGCAAGTGCCCTTGCAAAAGAAACTAGCTGTCTTTGTCCTGAGGATAATGTACTCCCCTTCTCAATGACAGGTTCATCCAATCCTTTTTCAAGATTTTTTAACACGCGCTCTCCACCAACCGCTTCTAAAGCAGCTTCTACTTTTTCACGGGATATCCGTGGATCGCTTAAACTTACGTTTGACTCAATCGTTCCCGAGAACAAATAAGGATCTTGTAAAACAATCCCCATATGATCTCGAATTGTTTGTCTTGGTAACGTCGTAATGTCAGTTCCATCTATCAAAATCTTTCCTTTGGAAGGATCATAGAAACGGAACAATAAGTTCATAATCGAACTTTTACCGGATCCTGTATGCCCGACAAGTGCTACCGTTTCTCCTTTATTCGCAACAAAGTTTAAGTTTTTCAATACATAATCCTTTTCTTTATAAGCAAAGGAAACATTTTGAAACTCCACATTTCCTTCGTAACGATCCATTCGTTGGTCTTCCACCTTCTCCCCAGATTCATCCAGTAATCGGAATACACGATTTCCAGCCACAAGTGATCGCTCTAACTGAGAGAATTGATTTACGATTCCTGTAATTGGATTAAATAATCTTGTTGTGTAATCCACGAATGCATATAGCAGACCGGCCGAAACGATTGTATTTGCTTCCATTGATTGGCTTCCAAAAACCCAAATGAATAACACAAACATAATCGAACGCAACACACTTACTAAGTTAAAAGAAGTAGCTGAATCTAGTGTAAGTAATTTTTTCTGATATCGGTAATGTTCTTCATTCATCTCTTCAAATTCATGGTCCATTTGTTTTTCTCGTTTAAATGCTTGAATAATGGACATCCCTTGAATGGATTCATTCAACATCGCGTTCATATCTGCAATCTTTGTACGAACAATATGATTATATTTGGAAGCATATTTTCGATATGCAATCATCCAAACATACACAATTGGGAGAACAAATAGTGCAATTGCAGCCATTTTTACATCTAAAATAAATAATGCCACGTAAACTCCAGCAATTGAAATTATACTTGTAGCAAACTGAGATAGCACTTGCACGTATAAATTACGAATTGCTTCTGTATCATTTGTTACACGCGCTACTACTTTACCAGCTGGCAAGTTATCAAAATACTGTATTGGCAACGTTTGGATGTGTTGAAAAACATCGTTTCTTAGCTTTTGCACAACTCGATTTGCACCAATCTGTAGATTAATAAACATAAAATATCTAAATACTGCAGTTACAATAGACAGACTGAAGAACACCGCTAATAGCATTAATATGGGCTGAAGGTCAATAGCCCCTTCCATAATGTGCTCATCGATAATTTTCTTTGCAATAAATGGACCTGACAAATCGCTAAACACTGCAATAGTCAAAAAGATTAAACCAAGCATAATTGGTTTCTTATAAAATAACGCATAATGGTAGAGTCGTTTTCCTGTACTCATGACGACACCCCCTCAAGCTGTTGACGATCGTATTGTTCTTTATACCAACCATTTTGCCCTAGAAGTTCATCATGTGTACCTTCTTCGACAATCAGTCCTTCATCTAAAACGATAATATGGTCTGCATGTTGAATTCCTGACAATCGATGCGTCGTAATAATTGTTGTCTTCCCACTGCGTTCATTTTGTATATTTTCAATAATCTTCGCCTCTGTTTTTGCATCTACTGCAGAAAGCGAATCATCTAATAGTAAAATCTCCGGATTTTTAATAAGTGCTCGAGCAATTGATACCCTTTGTTTTTGCCCACCGGATAGGGATACTCCTTTTTCTCCTACAAGTGTTTCTAATCCCATCGGTAAGTTCATCAAGTCTCGTTGGAAATGAGCTAATCGAATTGCTTCTTCTAGCTCATCTTCTGTCGCATCCTCTTTACCAAAAAGAATGTTTTGACGAATCGTTCGGGAAAATAACACATGGTCTTGAGGAACATATCCAATCCATTCTAAAACCTGATCTTTCGTTTGCTCTGAAATGGCTGTATCTCCAATTGTTAGTTGGCCAGCCCCAATCGGATATTCCTTTAATAATTGCTTCATAAAGGTTGTTTTTCCCGAACCGGTTTTCCCAACGATTCCAAGTGTTTGCCCTTTCTCTAGGTTCACACGGAT is part of the Psychrobacillus sp. FSL H8-0483 genome and encodes:
- a CDS encoding ABC transporter ATP-binding protein; amino-acid sequence: MSTGKRLYHYALFYKKPIMLGLIFLTIAVFSDLSGPFIAKKIIDEHIMEGAIDLQPILMLLAVFFSLSIVTAVFRYFMFINLQIGANRVVQKLRNDVFQHIQTLPIQYFDNLPAGKVVARVTNDTEAIRNLYVQVLSQFATSIISIAGVYVALFILDVKMAAIALFVLPIVYVWMIAYRKYASKYNHIVRTKIADMNAMLNESIQGMSIIQAFKREKQMDHEFEEMNEEHYRYQKKLLTLDSATSFNLVSVLRSIMFVLFIWVFGSQSMEANTIVSAGLLYAFVDYTTRLFNPITGIVNQFSQLERSLVAGNRVFRLLDESGEKVEDQRMDRYEGNVEFQNVSFAYKEKDYVLKNLNFVANKGETVALVGHTGSGKSSIMNLLFRFYDPSKGKILIDGTDITTLPRQTIRDHMGIVLQDPYLFSGTIESNVSLSDPRISREKVEAALEAVGGERVLKNLEKGLDEPVIEKGSTLSSGQRQLVSFARALAFDPAILILDEATSNIDTETEEIIQHAMDVLKKGRTTFIIAHRLSTIKNADRILVLDRGEIVESGTHDELLQLQGRYEQMYKLQAGVSQHV
- a CDS encoding MFS transporter; this encodes MIHWLQDWKKKIASFNRNIRMFMLANILIQIGMGVFMVMYNLYIKELGLPEAVNGKVISMTSLASAIMLIPAGFLSDRFGRKGIIIIGTVISAGTLFYRSIAEGEQSLIYAAFFTGLFMALVQVSGVPFLAENSNASERMHLFSIHFSLIMIASVVGSLGGGVLADALHVYASLPTVDAIKYVLILGAVIFTAALIPLFQLKPVVKRVEKESKVNPLEKELPNAFTRNVKIIVLFGFANLLIGTGSGLVIPYLNLYFSNRFDASNTYIGLILSLGSAMTAIAMLLGPALVKRVGQVRALVIFQLLSIPFLFITGYTNSLVIASIAFLMRQALMNAGNPIQSAIAMDLVHDKYKGLSNSVNQMVFNIGWASTGTISTGLVMTFGFYWGYAYAFTITGILYIIASTYFYILFGRKKIGRI